One genomic window of Sulfurovum lithotrophicum includes the following:
- a CDS encoding LL-diaminopimelate aminotransferase has protein sequence MFEEIQFEKINRLPKYLFAEINDLKMDLRRKGQDIIDFSMGNPDADTPQPIIDKLCEVANRSKTHGYSASKGIYKLRLAMSDWYKRKYNADLDPDTEIVATMGSKEGYVHLVQAISNPGDVAIVPDPTYPIHSQAFILAGANVEKMKLVFDEETFEVDEERFLSDLEEALDNSVPQAKFLVVNFPHNPTTATVTPQFYEKLVALAKKKRFYIISDIAYADITFDGYKTPSIMEVEGAKDVAVEAYTMSKSYNMAGWRVGFVVGNKKLIGALQAIKSWLDYGMFTPIQVAATVALNEHHDVPENQIIPLYEKRRDVMIKAFTNAGWPLAKPNASMFIWGKIPEVARDMGSLEFSKQLLLHAGVAVSPGIGFGKYGDEYVRIALIENEKRIRQAAKNIKKFLKELEDKKKKIQ, from the coding sequence ATGTTTGAAGAAATACAGTTTGAAAAGATAAACAGATTGCCCAAATACCTCTTTGCGGAGATCAATGATCTGAAAATGGACCTCAGACGCAAAGGGCAGGATATCATCGATTTTTCTATGGGAAATCCTGATGCAGATACACCGCAGCCGATCATAGACAAGCTCTGCGAAGTGGCGAACCGCTCCAAGACACACGGCTACAGTGCCAGTAAAGGAATCTACAAACTCCGTTTGGCAATGAGTGACTGGTATAAAAGAAAATACAATGCAGACCTTGATCCTGATACAGAGATCGTTGCGACCATGGGAAGCAAAGAGGGATATGTGCACCTTGTGCAGGCGATCTCCAATCCCGGAGATGTGGCTATCGTGCCTGACCCTACCTATCCTATCCACTCGCAGGCATTCATACTGGCAGGTGCGAATGTTGAGAAGATGAAGCTGGTCTTTGATGAAGAGACCTTTGAAGTGGACGAGGAGCGTTTCCTTTCCGATCTGGAAGAGGCATTGGACAACTCCGTGCCGCAGGCCAAGTTCCTAGTAGTGAATTTCCCGCACAACCCGACAACGGCGACGGTAACGCCGCAGTTCTATGAAAAGCTGGTCGCTCTGGCAAAAAAGAAACGTTTTTATATTATTTCCGATATCGCCTATGCCGATATCACCTTTGACGGGTACAAGACACCCTCCATTATGGAAGTTGAGGGTGCCAAAGATGTGGCTGTGGAAGCCTATACGATGTCAAAATCCTACAATATGGCGGGATGGCGGGTTGGTTTCGTGGTCGGGAACAAGAAGCTTATCGGTGCACTGCAGGCGATCAAGTCCTGGCTGGATTACGGTATGTTCACGCCTATTCAAGTCGCTGCGACCGTCGCACTCAATGAACATCATGATGTACCTGAGAACCAGATCATCCCTCTTTATGAGAAAAGGCGTGACGTGATGATCAAAGCCTTTACCAATGCAGGCTGGCCACTGGCAAAACCGAATGCTTCTATGTTCATCTGGGGAAAGATCCCTGAAGTGGCACGGGATATGGGTTCCCTTGAATTCTCCAAACAGTTGCTGCTCCATGCCGGTGTGGCTGTGAGTCCCGGTATCGGATTTGGAAAGTACGGTGACGAATATGTGCGTATTGCATTGATCGAAAATGAAAAGCGTATCCGTCAGGCGGCAAAAAATATCAAGAAGTTCCTGAAAGAACTTGAGGATAAAAAGAAAAAAATTCAATAA
- the rlmB gene encoding 23S rRNA (guanosine(2251)-2'-O)-methyltransferase RlmB, giving the protein MIIYGKQVCLYALEKHPDTVSTVYVAKKGILPQKLFHQFHDKIKFLEEKWAQSMSKGGNHQGLLLEISELEQPFLSDVKREDFIVILDGLTDVGNIGAIVRSAYALGADAVIATGVKQLNFEAIARTSSGALLDMPFLLIPNILDVCNELHQVGFKLYGAAMEGEAVQSMEFERKRALILGSEGKGLSKKAQGKIDHLISIEMKHAFDSLNVSAAAAILIHRMGYAVK; this is encoded by the coding sequence ATGATTATTTATGGAAAGCAGGTGTGCCTCTATGCACTGGAGAAGCACCCCGATACAGTCAGCACTGTTTATGTCGCTAAAAAAGGGATCTTGCCGCAAAAGCTTTTTCACCAGTTCCACGACAAGATAAAGTTCCTCGAAGAGAAATGGGCACAATCCATGAGCAAAGGCGGAAATCATCAGGGTTTGCTTCTGGAGATCTCCGAGCTTGAACAGCCTTTCCTTTCAGACGTGAAACGGGAGGATTTCATTGTGATCCTTGACGGACTTACTGATGTAGGGAATATCGGTGCCATTGTGCGCAGTGCTTATGCGCTGGGAGCAGATGCCGTGATAGCAACGGGGGTCAAACAGTTGAATTTTGAAGCGATAGCCCGGACCAGCTCCGGAGCGCTGCTGGATATGCCTTTTCTGCTGATACCGAACATCCTCGATGTCTGCAATGAGCTTCATCAGGTGGGCTTCAAGCTTTACGGTGCGGCTATGGAAGGTGAAGCAGTACAGTCAATGGAGTTCGAGCGCAAACGCGCATTAATACTGGGCAGTGAAGGCAAAGGGCTTTCCAAAAAGGCACAGGGAAAGATAGACCATCTCATTTCAATAGAGATGAAACATGCATTCGACTCGCTGAATGTCAGTGCGGCAGCAGCAATTTTAATACACAGGATGGGTTATGCAGTTAAATGA
- the rsmI gene encoding 16S rRNA (cytidine(1402)-2'-O)-methyltransferase, translating to MLTFIPTPIGNPQDITLRAMKLFEKAELFLCEDTRQTKRLLKLLEERFGMVYPDAQFHSFNEHNGEERLAQFGDILESKEVVYVSDAGMPVISDPGQILVAYCQQNGIAYDVLPGASAVTTAYAASGFEEGKFLFYAFLPHKGKERNTALSEAMNNGYNTVLYEAPHRLAKLLDEIVEMDAERELFLAKEISKKYQHYYRGNAKSLRDDFQEMTIRGEWVVVIKAKKSLHKSLSFDEVLTLDLPPKVKAKLLAQLSDRPVKEWYETLIKH from the coding sequence ATGCTCACATTTATTCCAACACCTATCGGAAATCCACAGGATATCACACTTCGCGCGATGAAGCTTTTTGAAAAAGCCGAACTTTTCCTGTGTGAAGATACACGCCAGACCAAACGGCTTTTGAAACTGCTTGAAGAGCGGTTCGGTATGGTGTATCCCGATGCCCAGTTCCACTCTTTCAATGAGCATAACGGAGAAGAAAGACTTGCACAGTTTGGTGATATCTTGGAGAGTAAAGAGGTAGTGTATGTCTCCGATGCAGGTATGCCTGTCATCTCTGATCCGGGGCAGATACTGGTAGCCTATTGCCAGCAGAACGGGATAGCATATGATGTACTTCCCGGCGCCTCTGCGGTTACGACTGCCTATGCAGCTTCGGGTTTTGAAGAGGGAAAGTTCCTCTTTTACGCTTTTTTGCCACACAAGGGAAAAGAGCGGAATACCGCATTGAGTGAAGCGATGAACAACGGATACAATACCGTACTCTATGAAGCCCCACACCGTTTGGCAAAACTGCTTGACGAGATCGTGGAGATGGATGCAGAACGTGAACTTTTTCTGGCAAAAGAGATCAGTAAAAAGTATCAGCATTACTATAGAGGCAATGCCAAATCCCTCAGAGATGACTTTCAAGAGATGACGATACGCGGTGAATGGGTCGTGGTCATCAAAGCAAAAAAAAGCCTGCACAAGTCTCTCAGTTTCGATGAGGTTCTCACGCTTGATCTACCACCGAAGGTCAAGGCAAAACTGCTGGCACAGCTCAGTGACAGACCTGTTAAAGAGTGGTATGAAACCTTAATTAAACATTAG
- the rpmE gene encoding 50S ribosomal protein L31, with product MRKGIHPEYMECKVTCACGNKFEVRSNKPEMSIDICNECHPFFTGSEKILDAAGRVDKFKKKYNLG from the coding sequence ATGAGAAAAGGTATTCACCCTGAATATATGGAATGTAAAGTAACTTGTGCTTGCGGGAACAAGTTTGAAGTAAGATCAAACAAGCCCGAAATGAGCATCGATATCTGTAACGAGTGTCACCCGTTCTTCACAGGTTCTGAGAAGATCCTTGATGCTGCAGGTAGAGTTGACAAATTTAAGAAAAAATACAACCTCGGTTAA
- a CDS encoding 16S rRNA (uracil(1498)-N(3))-methyltransferase: MQYLYNEEAGRPQLILEGDAHRYLFKVRRHKADDILYLRNLKDGLLYRYTVTHIDKRSAILALQESSLLEVKASKPLHIGWCVIDPKNIEKVLPSLNEMGVEKITFIYCKRSQKSFKPDFKRLEKILLNSSQQSGRSVMMQLELAEDLESFLKEYPQSKMLNFSENNFISEGEVETIVIGCEGGFHEGEVALFAPENIVGFDTPLILKSESAVCAVASKLLL, translated from the coding sequence GTGCAGTATCTTTATAACGAAGAGGCCGGAAGACCACAGCTGATACTGGAGGGTGATGCACACCGTTACCTGTTTAAAGTACGCCGTCACAAGGCTGATGATATCCTTTACCTGCGTAACCTCAAAGATGGCCTGCTCTACCGCTATACGGTCACACATATAGACAAACGCTCCGCGATCCTCGCGTTGCAGGAGAGCAGTCTACTTGAAGTCAAGGCATCAAAGCCACTGCATATCGGATGGTGTGTTATCGACCCCAAAAATATTGAGAAAGTACTGCCATCACTGAATGAAATGGGAGTGGAGAAGATCACTTTTATCTACTGCAAACGTTCCCAAAAAAGTTTCAAGCCTGACTTCAAACGTCTGGAAAAGATACTCCTGAATTCATCACAGCAGTCGGGAAGATCAGTTATGATGCAACTTGAGCTGGCTGAAGACCTGGAAAGTTTTCTTAAAGAGTATCCTCAGAGCAAAATGCTGAACTTCTCTGAAAACAATTTTATTTCAGAGGGTGAAGTGGAGACGATAGTGATAGGCTGTGAAGGCGGATTTCATGAGGGTGAAGTTGCACTTTTTGCCCCGGAGAATATCGTTGGGTTCGATACACCGCTTATCTTGAAGAGTGAAAGTGCTGTCTGTGCGGTGGCATCAAAACTGCTTTTATGA